One genomic segment of Streptomyces niveus includes these proteins:
- a CDS encoding endonuclease/exonuclease/phosphatase family protein, with product MPSSVPRTAAVSALVATALAAGLLAGSSSASAAEVRIHGIQGSGRISPLVGTPVADVPGIVTGVRTYGSRGFWFQDPNPDRDAATSEGIFVFTNAVPTVAVGDSVKVSGTVTEYVPGGATSGNQSLTQISSPKITVVSSGNKLPAPVTISAKSVPAAYAPKGTAATGNSINGLQLKPRSYALDYYESLEGMNVRVGTSRVVGATDPYSELWVTVKPSENANRRGGTVYGGYDDQNTGRIQIQQLAPAAEQPFPKADVGDVLSGSTEGPLDFNQFGGYTLTARTLGAVTGDGAKPETTRAQRRDELAVATYNVENLDPSDPQEKFDALAGAVVKNLSSPDILALEEIQDDNGATDDGTVSADATIAKFTAAIVAAGGPAYEARTVDPENKTDGGEPGGNIRQVFLFNPERVSFTDRPGGDASTATEAVRQDGKAGLSLSPGRIDPTNAAWKDSRKPLAGEFTFRGKPVVVIANHFGSKGGDESLVSHHQPPNRISEAQRHLQAKAVNTFVKDLLKIQRSADVLVVGDINDFEFSATTKALTADGALYPAIKSLPAPERYSYVYQGNSQVLDQILTSPAVDDFDYDSVHINAEFADQNSDHDPQVLRFRP from the coding sequence ATGCCTTCATCCGTACCGAGAACGGCCGCCGTTTCGGCCCTCGTCGCCACCGCGCTGGCAGCCGGTCTGCTCGCCGGTTCCTCCTCGGCGTCCGCCGCCGAGGTCAGGATCCACGGCATCCAGGGCAGTGGCCGGATATCGCCGCTCGTGGGTACCCCCGTGGCCGACGTGCCCGGCATCGTGACCGGCGTACGGACCTACGGCTCCCGAGGCTTCTGGTTCCAGGACCCGAACCCCGACAGGGACGCCGCGACGAGCGAGGGCATCTTCGTCTTCACCAACGCCGTGCCGACGGTCGCCGTGGGCGACTCGGTCAAGGTGTCCGGCACGGTCACCGAGTACGTCCCCGGTGGCGCCACCTCCGGGAACCAGTCCCTCACCCAGATCTCGTCGCCGAAGATCACGGTCGTCTCCTCCGGCAACAAGCTGCCCGCGCCGGTGACGATCTCGGCGAAGTCCGTGCCGGCCGCGTACGCGCCCAAGGGCACCGCCGCGACGGGCAACAGCATCAACGGCCTCCAGCTGAAGCCCCGCAGCTACGCGCTGGACTATTACGAGTCGCTGGAGGGCATGAACGTCCGCGTCGGCACCTCGCGCGTGGTCGGCGCCACCGACCCGTACTCGGAGCTGTGGGTGACGGTCAAGCCGAGCGAGAACGCCAACCGCCGCGGCGGCACGGTCTACGGCGGTTACGACGACCAGAACACCGGCAGGATCCAGATCCAGCAGCTGGCCCCGGCCGCCGAGCAGCCGTTCCCGAAGGCCGACGTCGGCGACGTGCTGTCCGGCAGCACCGAAGGCCCGCTGGACTTCAACCAGTTCGGCGGCTACACACTGACCGCCCGCACGCTCGGCGCGGTCACCGGCGACGGCGCGAAGCCCGAGACGACCCGTGCGCAGCGCCGCGACGAGCTGGCCGTGGCGACGTACAACGTCGAGAACCTCGACCCGTCCGACCCGCAGGAGAAGTTCGACGCGCTCGCCGGCGCCGTCGTGAAGAACCTGTCGTCGCCGGACATCCTCGCGCTGGAGGAGATCCAGGACGACAACGGCGCGACGGACGACGGCACCGTCTCCGCCGACGCGACGATCGCCAAGTTCACGGCGGCGATCGTGGCGGCCGGCGGCCCCGCGTACGAGGCGCGCACCGTCGACCCGGAGAACAAGACGGACGGCGGCGAGCCCGGCGGCAACATCCGCCAGGTCTTCCTCTTCAACCCCGAGCGGGTCTCCTTCACCGACCGCCCGGGCGGCGACGCGTCGACCGCGACCGAGGCCGTACGGCAGGACGGCAAGGCCGGTCTGAGCCTGTCCCCCGGCCGGATCGACCCGACGAACGCCGCCTGGAAGGACAGCCGCAAGCCGCTGGCCGGTGAGTTCACCTTCCGCGGGAAGCCGGTCGTCGTGATCGCCAACCACTTCGGCTCCAAGGGCGGCGACGAGAGCCTGGTCTCGCACCACCAGCCGCCGAACCGGATCTCCGAGGCGCAGCGGCACCTCCAGGCGAAGGCCGTCAACACCTTCGTGAAGGACCTCCTCAAGATCCAGCGGAGCGCCGACGTGCTGGTGGTCGGTGACATCAACGACTTCGAGTTCTCCGCCACGACCAAGGCGCTCACCGCCGACGGCGCGCTGTACCCGGCGATCAAGTCCCTTCCGGCGCCCGAGCGTTACTCGTACGTCTACCAGGGCAACAGCCAGGTGCTCGACCAGATCCTGACGAGCCCGGCGGTCGACGACTTCGACTACGACAGCGTTCACATCAACGCCGAGTTCGCCGACCAGAACAGCGACCACGACCCGCAGGTGCTGCGCTTCCGCCCGTGA
- a CDS encoding SDR family NAD(P)-dependent oxidoreductase: MNLPQTGRRVLVTGASRGLGRAVSRAFAANGDRVAVHYGTREDDARHTLDSLDGTGHVLLGGDLSDPEGAALIADTALEALGGIDVLVNNAAVNERHPLATTSYEDWAATWQRHLSVNVLGTALLSHRAARSMIDSGVGGRIVNIGSRGAFRGEPDHPAYGATKAAVHALGQSLAVSLAPYGIGVASVAPGFFDTERVADRLAGAEGEAIRAQSPFGRVASAEEIAAAVLWLASPEAQWSSGAVLDLNGASHLRS, from the coding sequence ATGAACCTCCCGCAGACCGGCCGCCGGGTCCTGGTCACCGGTGCCTCCCGAGGTCTCGGCCGCGCCGTCTCCCGCGCCTTCGCCGCCAACGGCGACCGTGTCGCCGTCCACTACGGCACCCGCGAGGACGACGCGCGCCACACGCTGGACTCGCTCGACGGCACCGGCCACGTACTGCTGGGCGGTGACCTGTCGGACCCCGAGGGCGCGGCCCTGATCGCCGACACGGCGCTGGAGGCACTGGGCGGGATCGACGTGCTTGTGAACAACGCGGCGGTGAACGAGCGTCATCCGCTCGCCACCACCTCGTACGAGGACTGGGCGGCGACCTGGCAGCGCCATCTGTCGGTGAACGTGCTCGGCACGGCGCTGCTCAGCCATCGCGCGGCACGGTCCATGATCGACAGCGGTGTGGGCGGCCGGATCGTCAACATCGGTTCGCGCGGCGCGTTCCGCGGTGAGCCGGACCATCCCGCGTACGGCGCCACGAAGGCGGCGGTGCACGCGCTGGGTCAGTCGCTGGCGGTGTCGCTCGCGCCGTACGGCATCGGTGTCGCCTCCGTCGCGCCGGGCTTCTTCGACACGGAGCGGGTGGCCGACCGGCTGGCCGGGGCGGAGGGAGAGGCGATCCGGGCGCAGAGTCCGTTCGGCCGGGTGGCGAGCGCGGAGGAGATCGCGGCGGCCGTCCTGTGGCTGGCCTCGCCCGAGGCGCAGTGGTCGTCGGGCGCGGTGCTCGACCTCAACGGCGCTTCCCACCTGCGGAGTTGA